Genomic DNA from Bemisia tabaci chromosome 2, PGI_BMITA_v3:
TtgtatttacatttttcagaaagGAGATTTTCTATGCCTGGTTTGTAATAAGTCATTTACACGCAAAGATACCTTGAAGCGACATCAGCTCATCCATGATGCTATCAAACGATATACCTGTGAAGTTTGTAACAGACCGTTTGACCGCAAAGACCAGTTGATCAGGCACATGCGCAGTCATGATGGTGAGCAATAATTTAAAAGCtgtttccctctcttttttaaGTTATCAATCCTTTTATCATCTAGAGATAATTTTTGCACCCTTTTGAAGGTGTCAAAATCCTAATCCAAACCGAAGAAAAAAGTCCCTTTTGACAACTCCGGACACAAAGTGATAATCATCAGTTTGTCATCACTGTTATGTATACATCCaagaaaaattcatgtaaaatgAAGGAAAGGATTGATGACTTTTATTGactctttatatttttttccatgttttcttaCTGAACTTTATCTGCGGTACATGTAATAGCAAAACCTTCAAGAGACTATGCTCCTCAGGCATGTTCCCATTAGTCTAGTAAATCTCCATTTGACCTCAGACAATTTTGCTAACAGTGTTTCTTCCCAGAAACAGGGTCTTTAGGGTCCCaataaaacaggaaaaaatttacCTATAAATTCCTTGGGTAATTAGGTCAGACCACAGGTTTTTAGAATGAGTACCAGGCACAATTCTGCACAGGATTCTTTAATGATTTTTCTGTTAGAACTGAAAAATCAAGCAACGAAAAAGTGCAAGAAATCCGTTTCCAAGATGCTGAAATTCTGTTTAAGAATAAAATTCCACAATATGCTTTTGTTCTAAGTATTATTcccaatttcaaagaaaagctAGAGCATTGTGAATAATCTGTCCAAAAACggggttttttgtagtttcCATCAACTTCAGGTCCAAGCAATTACATAGTGTAAAGTTGAGACCAACTACACCACCAAAAAAGTATGCTGTTCACCAAAGGAAACatattgtttttcattttgtacCCATTTTTACCTCTGTAAAAGATAGATCATTCAATAATAGGACAGCAGGATGGTATTATGACAGCAAATTCGTCTGTTTTATGAAACGATGGCGGCAGGGCGTCAATACCACATAACCTTCGGGAAGACAGACACTCGTGGTGTTTTGGTGTTGCGTAGCACCAGAGTGCGCCTTAGAAGCAACTTCGTACATTTATCCACCCATAGTtagaaatgaatttaaaatataTCCTGAAAACACATATGACAATGAATTTTAAACTGGGGAAATTAGGctgaaaacaataaaacaaaacatGAGCCGTTTCCCCAGAAATTTCTGGCGTTTTCAATCAAACCAAAGCTAAAATATGAGTGTTTCTATCTCTGGATTAGAGTTTTAAGCACTAACCAATTAAAGTCAATCAGAAAAACGTGTACAAAACAAGATGTAGGCAATACCGTATACATTGTCACCATGTCTGTAGTTAATATCATTACACACGAGATTATCATTATACGAGTTAATATCATTGGATAACGTTCAATTTGAATTGCCTTATGGTACAACCTTGCCCTTGCATTTTCCTTTAAAGTAGCACTTTTGAGTTTTCGAAATcaaacttgaatttttcctcAAGCTCCTGCTGGTGTCAAGccgttttttcgtttttgtgaTACTCGTGGGATCTGATCCGTTTGATCAGATCGTTAGCCCATGTAAGCTACCATTAAGACTTTTGAAACCCGGTCATCAAAAATCTTGAACTAGGTAATGAAAATAGTTTCCTCTCTTCCAGGTAAACACACTATCAAACGTGATTTCCAATGCAATCTCTGCGACAAGTTTTACACTCGTTTTTCGAATTTGAAGTATCACAAATGTGTACATGAGTCAGGCGCAATCGACTACCGGCAGCTCTCCCTCTCTTGGAAGTGCCCATTGTGTCTATTCACCTCCCAGACTAGTGAAATCAACGACATTTACTCTCATTATGCAGAAGCTCACAATATTTCACTTGCCTTGACAGAAATTCACTTTGACACAATGGAAGCATTCAGCGACTGGAAGATCAAAACGGAAATTGAGACTGGCTCAAGTTTTGTCTTGCACTCCAGAACAGCCACTTCATCAACTTTCTTTTGCCACAAGTCTGATAGTAAAATCCAAGATGGaaagaagctcaaaaaaagccctaGCAAAGGATTCTGGTGTCCTGCTTCAATCGTTGTCTCTGGAGTAGAGAATGGTTTTAAATGCAAGTACATAAGCACCCATCTAGGTCATTCAAAAGAATCAGAGCGATTGCAGCTTTCCGATTATCAATGTAAAATTATGGgtgaaaaattatataaaaatctCTCGTTTAAGGAAATCTCCAATGTGGAGAAGCACTACACTGAAGGTGAGAATGCCAAACTTCAGCATTTAAAATGGCCAGATGTTACTTCTTCGCTGGATAGTAATGTCAAATCCTGCAAAAACGAGCAAGGCTGTGAGTTTACTAGTTTTTCATCATGGGTTTTTAGTAATCCAAATGTTTTGTACTTCAAAGATGATAACGCATCCTGTAGGAAGTACATTTTCCTAAAATATGAAGACTTTTTGCTAATCATTATGACAGATTTTCAGAGAagggttttgaaaaattatggaagtgaTGTAATTTGTGTTGATAATAGTTTTAGttgccgtgatttttcaatTGTCACTTTGCTTATTCGTAATGACTTGTTGAATGCTTATCCGTGTGCATTTTTggtctccaaaaaaattgacaaaaggCAGTTGAAAATATTCTACCAAGAGATCAAAAGCCACGTTGGAAGTTTAGAGCCCAACATCTTTATGAGTGAAATGTCACCTGATGCGTATGATGCATGGTGTTCTGTCATGACTCCAGCAAAAACGCAGTTGTATAGCTCATGGAGTGTGCTAAAAGCATGGAAACAAATCGTACCTCTTAAAGTACCAAATCTGGAGATGGCTGAGTTGGTCCTAGTCAAACTGCTAGAAATGCTAGAAACAACTACTGTATCAAATTTTGTTACTTTGCTAaactcattcaaaatttttcttaagaCAAGCCctgtttttgaagaatttgagcattatttcaatgaagaatgcttgaaaaatgagcaatttacACTATGGTCGTATGCCTACCACCTGAATGCAGGAGTGAATACCAATGTTCATATCGAGTGTTTCTTGCGGTGCACGAGACAAATAGAGGAGCTCTCACAAAAAGTTGTCGACATGAAAGAATCAGTCTACGCTATTTTTGATTTTGTGTGCAGTAAACTTCACCATCAGTTTTATGAGGTCGACAAAGAGATCTTGAAAGACAAGGCAGATGTTCTGAAAGCAAACCATAAGGAGAGCCTGAAGCTCTCGAGAGATCTAGTCATTAAGAATGATCATGAGTGGACCGTCTTCTCTTTGGAGTTGGTGAACTGTTATACAGTTTCAAGACGCGATATTAATTGCAACTGTAAATTGCAGTGTGAGGAATGTAAATCTtgtttccatgaattttcttgctCATGTTTGGATTACGTTGTCCATTCAAACATGTGCCAGCACATCCATTTAGTTGCACAAATTCAGTCAAGCCAAAAAGATAGAGTCGAAAGAGCTAGTgaaatgagtgaaattttgcTCAACTTTGGATTTTCTCGTGTGCATAATGAATACATGAATTCGAGAGCCCTAGATTTAGTCAGTCAGTATGTTGAAGCCGATTCCACCTCggtttttaaaaacaatatcATTAATGCCAAAATTGACAATTATGACTGTATTTCTAATAATATTAGTAGAGAAGTAAACTGCTGATTCACACTGATTTATCAATGAACTCACAGGTTTCAAGTAAGAAGAgggatgaaagaaaatatttgtattaaaatttGATCAGGATAGTCGAGGCAGAAATCAAAGCAACAACCTATGAAGCACTAACCCCATGAGGTAGCCATGACCAACGACTATTCAGGCAGGAAGAGACCTACACAGAGGCAGAATCTGTGCTAAATGCATCATACGAAGGCTTTTATTAATAAATAGGACCAGGGAATGGATGGGTTTTTCAGGTCTGCCCATTGCCTTTAACACTCAATAATgccaatgtaaattttaattgagTTAGCTTCAATTTGAGACCAAAATAATTCAAATCAGAGGCTGACCTATCCTCTCCTTTCCTTGTCATCTGTCATTGAGGACTTATGCCAGAATGAATACAATCTTTTACTCAAAGCTATCTTAAAgctgttgaaattcaaattaaaagatTCTTTAtggaataaatgtttttaattccAAATTTATAGAAGCAAGCCTTTGATATAAAagattaaaacataaaataaaaaattgaaagcaaaatGAGGTAAAATAATTGTACTCCGGTGAGCGAGCGGAGCACGTTGTCTAAAAGATTGAACAAATTGTGTTTTGATTCAAAGTTTCTCCTCCAGAAACAATAATATTTTCACACTTTCATagaataaattatattttatacCCCGTGACTAATTTTAATGGAGTAACTCTATCCATCAGTGATGATAGATTGTTTTACGTGGTAATTTATCGATCTCATACTTTTTAAAacatacataattttttcttcagtacCTCAGATTTGATTTTGAGATTACGATACGATTTCACCATGAGAATTAGTTTCATTAATGGATACATTTGATATGCACTGAGATTTCTAATTTTCTAACTCGgttacccttaaaaaatctaTTGGCTgcccctcttcttttttttaatcagtgatgtcaaataaattttgattgaatttatTAACCCCTAAAGTCTGAACTTACGCTAGACTAAAGTCAGCTTACGCTTCTTCTTGCTGTGAGAATTATACATGTAAGCCTTTTTGGATGCAATTAAACCAaagattttctcttttttaaaaaaacatccCCAATTAACAGAGAGCTTAACTTAAgatatggcaaaaaaaaaaaaacaggtttcTCTGTCACTTAGcattttttgtacaaaaatctaaGGAAATTCAGATCTTAAGTTGAGTTGTAACCAACTAAATTATGCAGAACAACTGTTCCTAAGTATTGGAATGCAGGACAACTTCACTCCTGACTCTTTTGATGGgaatattattcaattttttaaattattattgcagaaattttaagagagttcgtctctcctctgatgtaagggcatatctcaagccccagaaagcatggatttctttgtaaaataggattcacatggaaattgagatacaccccTATATTAGGGGAGCAACAAGTTGCAGCTGATGAATCCTCTGCTTTGTTTATTATACCTGTATATTGTTGACTGGTACATCAAAAATTGTAACTTGACAAATGCTATCTAGTGTAATTGATTtgatctctttgaaaataactttcattttaaaactttcacttATCGTGTAAATAAAGTGAAAGGTGTAAATGTTCTACAGTTTAGTTACACTCTTTTGAAGGCTTTATTTGGATACTCTAAGAATCTAAATTTAAGtttagtttaaaaaatgtttttaattatcTATTTTTTCCCTCTATAATTTGATAGTGATCTaagatttttgtcattttaattttctatttgaaagtaaattttaagtataGAAATTTAAAACCTGctatctttttcttcattttgtctCTGGCAactttaatggaaaaaaacaccCCATGAAGCTCAATTTTTGCTTGCGTGGGATCGTTTTGCTCGAAACAAGTGAAGCTGCAGTATCAGCCTCAAGTAAAATAAAGGAACCAAATGgcgaaatcaaaattcaaaatatgaatGCAAAGAAAGTAATCTGAGTCATTCTCAGGCTTTTCTGTATAACCTCTTCTCTCTATCTTTCTACAGATGCTTTATAGTGATAGAGAGTTTCACAGCATCAGAATTCACTGAATAAGAACTCTGAACAGGCTAAAACTATACAAATTAACAATATAATGGGTAGGTATAAAATTTGCTCAAAAGTAAtgtaattttatcgaaaaaaggTATACAATAGGAAATTAACTtgaaaaacttgtattttttctttaaaaatagagcaaaaaaagaagaaaaaaatttgaacatcaAAACTGGTACACTCaaaataaatgcaaattaaTAATTAGTCAAGACACTTTTCGAGGCACTTTAAAGCAATTTGAGTCTCTCTCATACGGAATACTACACTTAATACACATAAAGTCAGGATTTAAAATAACGACTTTGGTTTTAGCGTTGAGATGGTTGAATAGAGCATTGTAAAATTGTAATGGGTATGAGGCTCCATACCAAGTTTAAAATGTTGGTCCTCCACCCCCTTTTCATTTCGCTTATGCAACTATGCAATCATGATTGTCAAGATGATTAAAGCTGTAGAATAAGCACAAAGCTCATTCGTTTGTTTGCCTCATCTGGcatctattttttcttgtcaaaagaATCAAGCCTGGGAAACCTCGTCTGCTCAAGCTGACAGAGCAAAATGCTAAGTTGTCGTCAGTATGAGGTGTGGAGTACTGGACTCTCTAGTAAAAGTCTTATTTTTTCACTCTGAAAAACCTCATttgaaattataatttaaaataaaacaaggagaaaaaagaaagaggaagtgGTCATGAAAAACCTCACTCGGGATAGTCTAAAGAATTAATTAACATAATTCAACAGAATTCGTTTAACAATTATTGCAAGCTCTCTAGTCAGAAAGTTACTCCTTCCTGTGTATTGCACTCTTTTACAGGACAACAGACCTATTTTATCCCTCAGAACACCTTAAAATTTTGCCTCTCCatgccaatattttttccttgagCTTTCTGAGAGATAAGAAGGGTCAATCTACCGTTGGGATAAttaattttaagaagaaatgtAGAAACTTTTCGTAGCTGATACATACTATTAGTGTTCTCCTTAATACATGATATCACATATTGAAATTATCATTTTGTACTTGGCAGGGAATAAATACTTCTTTTTTGCAGATATAATAATACTTATAGCTCTATAATGGCACTGACTGAAACGGTCTTATAACTAAATGAGTACATTTATGTGTTTGGTAGTGCAGAGAAATGCAGCAAAATCTCACTCTTTCATAGTGAAGGAAGTAAACACTAGATTAATGTTTCATActcagaaacaaaaaatatgcCAAAATTGTGTAACAGAAAATCATACCTGCACACTCCCAAGTCTCTCTCATGACTTTCATGGCACTCTACTTGGGTGTGTGTACAGGCCAAGATGCTGTATAAATCCGTTGTTTAAAGAGCTTTGAGCACAAGTGGGACCTTGTGTGATCAGTGGGAtcagtttttttctatttcaagaaatacatgtTCAAAGATTCAAAATCATGTGGAGCTTTTTGGcaagaagaaagttcaaactcacttttcagtgcttaaaaattggatttcagtagtgaatttttgacgaaatatttataactagttttctttgaaatcattaaaatctcaatttttcgaaaattgcacTTTAATCCCACTTCTTTCACCAGACCctcatttgaacattttccttgcTTACAATCAATTGAAATAATGGAATATCACAGTATCCTTCCTTCTACAGGCATCTAATGAGATATTACAGTAGGATATTACGATGAGATTTAACCAATCTCTTCGTCATTCAAATTGGAACTGTTACGATTAAAATGACCCTGGCATACCTATTCTCTGCCTCTGCATACATACCAGAAAACAGAGAACATTCAAAGTTGCCTCAGTTCAAGCTTCTTCTGACGGCTTGAAGTCTCGCCTTTTGATCCAGCAAAGAATATTGATCCATAGAAAGGAGCAGGTTCCAACATACACAACTCTTGCTGCAGGAGGAACTAGCATAAAATTGACGGCTTGTGCGGGAAGCCAAAATACACAACTTGTTTGAAAAGTAGGTATAAATTTCTCCCTACACTCTGCCAAGAGGTCTCGTTTCCCCTCCATTAAACTCATACCTGCAtcagaaaaagtgaaaattgatAAGGAAAAACTGATTGATGACAGCGATTAAAAGATGAATCTTACTGACTTACTTATACTACTTACTAATGACTTACtggatctgaaaatttgatgaaaatcgTTAATTCCACCGCTCAGTTGACTGTTTAGAGAGACAGCAGCATTCCCCCAACAAAATCATTTTGATGTCTCCTTAATCTACTAGAAGGAAGATCTCAGAAAATCAAAGAcgcaatttttaaaatgcttcccaaatcagtgaaaaaatcaatggaaatgagacaaaaattgtGCTTTTCAACCTTTCATTTGATTCTCTGGGAGCATAATAACACATGTTATCgcgaaataattttgaaatattcattATCTATAAAAAATAACGATTAATTATCTACACGATCtctaaatttgcagaaaattaacaaaaatttctgaaatgtagATCAAATTGAGCTTTTCGCCTAACTGTGACAGAAATCTCCATAGCTGCTAAACATTTTTGAACACTAAAGAAGCCCTACTGTTGAAGCTGTTTCTGTGAAGAcataaaattgattaaattttattttcttcctaattgatacagaagaagaaaaactacCTATACTTTTAAGGTTGGCTGTAAGCAATAAGTGTAGTTATTTTACATCTTTAGATCCGTTTAGAATAGTGTTAATTACAATAAATAATAAGTTGAATAGGCATCAGTGATTATTCGTATCATTGTAATTCATTGAgtcaaagaaagaaaggaacTTACTGACGTAGAAAATAACGTAAAGAGGAGGTGTCATACAGAATTGATCTATCAGCACTTTCTTCACAACAACTTTTTTAGCAGTCCCAACAAAATTCTTGTCTAACCATTTGTACCTGTGAATACAAAAATCCAAGGAGAAATTAGGACATTTGTTCGGACATGTTTTGTAAGTAATatcttatatttttaaattgatagtGATAGCTTCGCATTGAATTAAAATGCTTTTAAGAAGCAACTAGGCTCTTTTTCACAACTTAAAATGTATTGAGGTCCCGGTATGTAGCAAAGATTTTTGAAACTTGATCATTTTTTAGCTATCCTGGCGTTTAACAGTAAAAGGAAATTGACTCACCAAAAGTACAGTATATTAGGATTGATACAAGTTCCTAAAACTGTGTATCGCGCTAAAGATGCTTTGTCAATTGGCTCTGGTGGAGCCTTTTTATCCTGCAAGTTAAAAAACGAATCGAACATCAAATTACTCAAATAAAGTTTTCTTAGTAAAAATGATTTGCagaaaatcttgtttttttatttttaaaagaaaaattgaaagctgAAATGTGTGCAGGACATGAGTGCAGGATTTATAGGTATCTAATAAtctttttaattgatgtttCGTAGAATAATACGAATGGtagaattttttcagaattcattttttctttagattgaaaaaaaaaacaattctcaGGCAACTGATTTCAGATTACAAATCACAAGATTGAGATGAACAAATAATAGAAATCTGataattttgtcagaaaaactCTGAGTCCTGAATTAGCCCACAAATATAAAACTTTCAAATGAAAAGCATTGAGTACTTACTATGAACAGAGAAATAATTACATCGTCAGAAGCAACAGATTTTTTTGCAATCAAAAATTTGCTATAATCTGTTGCCGTCTTCCCCTCCCACCcaggagaaaaaaacagtaaaaaataaaatttaaaaaaaaatgtataaataaagttgatttttttctaccACATTCAAAGAGAGAGGCATGCCACGGTAACGAAAGAGCTGGTACTTACAAGAATCCGTTTTGTAACGTACTGCTGAGAAAATTCGGCTCCCACACACATAGTCCCGTAGACGACTGAGTTTGCCAACATAGGTCGTTTTTGAAATGCTTGTTTTATAAATGACAGCACCATTTTTTGctcctgagaaaaaaataaacccaTTTCTTAACTGAGGTTGGCAGTAAAATACACCAAAAGAGGGACCATCTATCTAGGTACATAACTGAACTGAAACTGATGTATATTTAGAGGCGAATGAACCAAAAATTCACTGCATTCTAATGAGCAATATATAACTTTGACTCATGTGATTGTAAGGACaagaatttttgtttaattttttacgatgcAAGGATATTAATCTCACATGTCACCTTTCAGTTCAATACTTTCaatcaatgttaaaaaattactttctgCTCTACTACATCCTGACGGTGGCAAAAGCTGGAAAGCTTAGACGGCCATAGAAAACAAAATCCTCTACTCATGTAAGTCTTGACTTTTTAAGTACTTTAGTAGGTACATTCAGTAGCACTCGCTACCACTAAGCTCTTCTtctgaacaaaaaaaatgatgctACCACACAGTTTTTAACTGACAAT
This window encodes:
- the LOC109029587 gene encoding mpv17-like protein produces the protein MVLSFIKQAFQKRPMLANSVVYGTMCVGAEFSQQYVTKRILDKKAPPEPIDKASLARYTVLGTCINPNILYFWYKWLDKNFVGTAKKVVVKKVLIDQFCMTPPLYVIFYVSMSLMEGKRDLLAECREKFIPTFQTSCVFWLPAQAVNFMLVPPAARVVYVGTCSFLWINILCWIKRRDFKPSEEA
- the LOC109029586 gene encoding uncharacterized protein produces the protein MKEMSTGPAHDRGSHEVCAELSRQIVASEIEHRGQKDKFTCDICDKRFTRKDSVNRHQLVHYQKYVLDLKNLKVPTEYFKSDKNIISPFATQLLFSGLESQIGDFICDTCGKKFLRKDSFKRHSENHGAVKKFSCNECPKAFFRKDLLKRHMRSHDDPSYLTALIASSQSRGKGNQWSESIQFLNEGITVCHICNKVFKYKESLKRHLLTHKVRKIGCPKCFVELSDKNQLMSHLKSHEEKTVEAVLEPDVEPYGLPSSTFAPFIMPDFESRKGDFLCLVCNKSFTRKDTLKRHQLIHDAIKRYTCEVCNRPFDRKDQLIRHMRSHDGKHTIKRDFQCNLCDKFYTRFSNLKYHKCVHESGAIDYRQLSLSWKCPLCLFTSQTSEINDIYSHYAEAHNISLALTEIHFDTMEAFSDWKIKTEIETGSSFVLHSRTATSSTFFCHKSDSKIQDGKKLKKSPSKGFWCPASIVVSGVENGFKCKYISTHLGHSKESERLQLSDYQCKIMGEKLYKNLSFKEISNVEKHYTEGENAKLQHLKWPDVTSSLDSNVKSCKNEQGCEFTSFSSWVFSNPNVLYFKDDNASCRKYIFLKYEDFLLIIMTDFQRRVLKNYGSDVICVDNSFSCRDFSIVTLLIRNDLLNAYPCAFLVSKKIDKRQLKIFYQEIKSHVGSLEPNIFMSEMSPDAYDAWCSVMTPAKTQLYSSWSVLKAWKQIVPLKVPNLEMAELVLVKLLEMLETTTVSNFVTLLNSFKIFLKTSPVFEEFEHYFNEECLKNEQFTLWSYAYHLNAGVNTNVHIECFLRCTRQIEELSQKVVDMKESVYAIFDFVCSKLHHQFYEVDKEILKDKADVLKANHKESLKLSRDLVIKNDHEWTVFSLELVNCYTVSRRDINCNCKLQCEECKSCFHEFSCSCLDYVVHSNMCQHIHLVAQIQSSQKDRVERASEMSEILLNFGFSRVHNEYMNSRALDLVSQYVEADSTSVFKNNIINAKIDNYDCISNNISREVNC